GCGGCTCGACGCCCCGGTAGCTCGATCGGCTCACCGCGCGGGGCCCCCACTTGCCGAGGAAGCGCCCGACCGCGGGGGGCCAAGCGTCCGGCCCCGTGACGGCTTCGTGGGTGAACTGGGGGCGACGATCGAGCCAGGACCGGAGTTGGCGCTGCATGCCGGCCTCGGGGCAGTAGACGATCAGGTGGAATCGAACGCGCGAGGACCAGGCGAGCTCGATCGAGCGCAGGAAGATCAGGAGATCGTAGCGATCCGCGACCGGCGTCGTCCGGTCCCCGGTCGTCTCGTTCAGCCGCGATGCGCTCCAGAACAGCTCGCCGGTCCCGGGCGCCGGCGCGTAGATGAGCGGGAGGCCGCGGCCCGCTCGGTCGTCGGCGGCCGTCCAGGACGGCGGCTCGCGGCCGGCGCGACCCGTCAGGTCGAAGGCGAAGACGATCGCGGTCACCGGAGGACAACGGAACGCGCCGACGACCTCCACCCACGGCTCGCTCGCGACGCGAGCCGACGGCACCGCCGTCGCGCCCGGCGAGAGCCCGTGCTTGCGCCACACCCGGTGAACCTGCATGTGGTTCAGGCCCAGCCGGCGCGCCAGCGTTCGCGCGGTCCAGCGGCCCCGCGGAGGCGGGGGCAGCTCCCGGGTCGCGCGGAGAATCCGCTCCTCGTTCTTGAGGGGTAACGGATACGGTTGCAGCGGATGCGGCGCGATCAGGCGGATCCCCTCGAGTCGGTGGACGGCGAATCGTCGACGCCAGAGTCCGACCGTGGTGTCGGTGACCCCGAGCTCCGCGCCGATCGTGCGGTTGGTCCGCCCCTGGGCGGCCCGGAGCACGATGCGCGCGCGCAGCCGTAACCTCGGGGAGGAGCGGGCTTCCCCGCTCCACGCCTCGAGAACGGCCCGCTCGCGGGTCGACAGCGCGATCGCGGGCGCGTGCCTCACGGTCCTCATCGCAGGCCCCCGTGTCACGCTCCCGGCCGGGGCGCCTGCGGGCCGGCCACCCCAAGCGACGTACAAGAATCTTCCGACGGGGCCACCGAGGCACGCCTGCCCCCCGAGGGCGCGGGCGAAGCGGCCGGCGATCGCCCCGGGTTAGTCAGCGGAGGAACGTTTCTCTGACGAGAGATTCGCGCTTCGGGTTATCCGACACGAATACCACTCGCCGCGGGTGGTCGGGTGGTTCATATACTGGAACCGACGGAGGTATCACCCTCCTCGAGCGGCTCCGCGCCACATCGCGCGTTGCAAAATGCTAGCCGAGCCCGTTACAGAGGAGTATAACTAAACCACCGATTCCGATGCCGCTCCTTGGTGCGGCGGGCGCTTCCGATCGTGCTGGACGAGGGCCAGCGCGAGCATCTCGTACGCTGGAGCCGGGGCGGATCCACCCCCTTCCGGCTGGTGATACGCTCGCAGATCGTCCTCCTCGCCTCGTACGGTCACAGCAACCGACGGATCGCGCGTCTGCTCCGCACGAATCCGATCACCGTCGCTCGCTGGCGATCGCGGTTCGCTCTCTTCGGCATCGAGGGGCTGCGTCGCGAGGCCCCGCGTAACGCGTCTCCCCCGCGGCTCCCCGAGGCGGTGGTGCAGCGGATCCTGCAGAAGACCCTGTCCGAGCGACCGCCGAATCGCGAGCACTGGTCCACGCGTACCATGGGCCGCGCGGTCGGCGTGAGCCACTCGGCGGTCCGCCGGGTCTGGAAGATGTACGGGATCCGCCCGAACCGTTCGCGGGTCGCGCTGCTCGCCGAGGACTCACCGTTCCGGCCCAAGACGATCGACCTGCTCGGGGTCTACGTCAACCCCCCCCGCCGGGTCGTCGCGCTCTCGTTCTCCGATGGGTCGAACTCCGCGGCGACCGGACTGGCCCCCCTGCGGCAGCCCCCGTCGGATCCGCCACCCGGCCCGAGCCGTCCTTGGATGAAGGACCTCGTGACGACCTTGGGGCTGCTCGATCGACCCGGCGAG
This is a stretch of genomic DNA from Thermoplasmata archaeon. It encodes these proteins:
- a CDS encoding helix-turn-helix domain-containing protein, which translates into the protein MRTVRHAPAIALSTRERAVLEAWSGEARSSPRLRLRARIVLRAAQGRTNRTIGAELGVTDTTVGLWRRRFAVHRLEGIRLIAPHPLQPYPLPLKNEERILRATRELPPPPRGRWTARTLARRLGLNHMQVHRVWRKHGLSPGATAVPSARVASEPWVEVVGAFRCPPVTAIVFAFDLTGRAGREPPSWTAADDRAGRGLPLIYAPAPGTGELFWSASRLNETTGDRTTPVADRYDLLIFLRSIELAWSSRVRFHLIVYCPEAGMQRQLRSWLDRRPQFTHEAVTGPDAWPPAVGRFLGKWGPRAVSRSSYRGVEPLVEAFVRQAARGPAAPIGFSWSAVPYRPEGPAPGPARDGSAGPPAA
- a CDS encoding helix-turn-helix domain-containing protein, whose amino-acid sequence is MRRALPIVLDEGQREHLVRWSRGGSTPFRLVIRSQIVLLASYGHSNRRIARLLRTNPITVARWRSRFALFGIEGLRREAPRNASPPRLPEAVVQRILQKTLSERPPNREHWSTRTMGRAVGVSHSAVRRVWKMYGIRPNRSRVALLAEDSPFRPKTIDLLGVYVNPPRRVVALSFSDGSNSAATGLAPLRQPPSDPPPGPSRPWMKDLVTTLGLLDRPGEARTTHRHVDQEFLAFLHSVQLQRAGNEKVALLSDAGDSDLSASVARWLSRHPQIMTQVRGDSESWEQMVLSWIRGLSAGGATESPPRNLPKLAAALARWKRTGGGIDRPFAWTPERAGESPR